In a genomic window of Styela clava chromosome 7, kaStyClav1.hap1.2, whole genome shotgun sequence:
- the LOC120328864 gene encoding uncharacterized protein LOC120328864 isoform X2: MIESKIRIIFLAFVAVSFSLHLISISVIGYLGSEVAKHQQQISKLLKSSRGNFKQLFDFRNQSTQNAETVNQEIKSLQTIAGQNSELLEETVESPIWLKSEVDKIWRIGCPLGGMSNGSQCYVLERDRLNYTDAVDKCEEKVNGSQVKGQKRHFYLSG; the protein is encoded by the exons ATGATCGAGTCTAAGATAAGGATTATATTTCTTGCATTTGTTGCAGTTTCGTTTTCGTTGCACCTTATTTCAATTTCTGTG ATAGGATATCTCGGATCTGAAGTTGCAAAACATCAACAGCAAATTAGCAAACTTTTGAAATCTAGTAGgggaaatttcaaacaattattCGATTTTCGCAACCAAAGCACCCAAAATGCAG AAACCGTAAACCAAGAAATAAAGAGTTTGCAAACGATTGCCGGTCAAAATTCCGAACTTTTGGAAGAAACTGTAGAAAGTCCAATCTGGCTCAAAAGTGAAGTCGACAAAATCTGGAGAATAGGTTGCCCATTGGGGGGAATGTCAAATGGAAGTCAATGCTATGTATTAGAAAGAGATAGGTTGAACTACACAGATGCTGTGGACAAATGCGAGGAAAAG GTAAATGGTTCACAA